The Mycobacterium sp. 3519A genome contains a region encoding:
- a CDS encoding enoyl-CoA hydratase/isomerase family protein, whose translation MPAGTSELTGCDEILVASDGPVRIVTLNNPDNANAVNNAMHGAFARLWTKLGEDTDARAVLLTGTGDYFSAGGNLVEWLETHVNNPVTRREGMRDARRIVRDMIDFPLPIVAAVNGPAVGFGCSIAVLCDIVLMSDRAFFADTHVASGLVAGDGGSVLWPLLMSLLKAKEYLLLGERINAATAVELGLANRVVPHESTKQDGLALAHRLAALPARAVQDTKRTLNLHAERAVTAILEYGISAETECFTTPEHRAAIDKFLNR comes from the coding sequence ATGCCGGCGGGCACGTCGGAACTTACCGGCTGCGACGAGATCCTGGTAGCCAGCGATGGACCCGTTCGCATTGTCACACTGAACAACCCTGACAACGCCAACGCGGTGAACAACGCCATGCACGGCGCGTTCGCCCGGTTGTGGACGAAGCTCGGCGAGGATACGGACGCCCGGGCGGTCCTGCTCACCGGTACCGGTGACTACTTCTCGGCAGGCGGAAACCTGGTCGAGTGGCTCGAAACCCATGTCAACAATCCGGTGACTCGACGCGAAGGCATGCGCGACGCGCGCCGGATCGTTCGCGACATGATCGATTTCCCGCTTCCCATCGTGGCCGCGGTCAACGGCCCAGCCGTCGGATTCGGCTGCAGCATCGCGGTTCTGTGCGACATTGTCTTGATGTCGGACCGGGCGTTCTTCGCCGACACCCATGTCGCCAGCGGGCTCGTCGCCGGCGACGGGGGCTCCGTGCTCTGGCCGTTGTTGATGAGCCTGCTGAAAGCGAAGGAGTATCTGCTCCTCGGCGAGCGGATCAACGCGGCCACTGCCGTTGAGCTCGGCCTGGCCAACCGGGTAGTACCCCACGAATCGACCAAGCAGGACGGGCTGGCGCTGGCGCATCGGCTCGCCGCTCTGCCCGCGCGTGCCGTTCAGGACACCAAGCGGACCTTGAATCTCCATGCCGAGCGTGCGGTCACCGCGATCCTCGAATACGGGATCTCGGCGGAGACCGAGTGTTTCACCACTCCTGAGCACCGGGCGGCGATCGACAAATTCCTCAACCGGTAG
- a CDS encoding biotin/lipoyl-containing protein, producing the protein MTEVRMPKPGDAITEAEVTNLYVADGDSVNEGEPLYAIATDKVEMDIEAPASGAVTWKVTVGDTYDVGELVAVIS; encoded by the coding sequence GTGACAGAGGTTCGGATGCCGAAGCCGGGCGACGCGATCACCGAAGCGGAGGTGACGAATTTGTATGTCGCCGATGGTGACTCGGTGAATGAGGGCGAACCGTTGTATGCGATCGCCACCGACAAGGTCGAGATGGACATCGAAGCGCCCGCCTCCGGTGCTGTCACGTGGAAGGTGACGGTCGGCGACACATACGACGTCGGCGAACTCGTCGCCGTGATCTCATGA
- a CDS encoding Zn-ribbon domain-containing OB-fold protein, whose product MNDGFPVPAPSAVSAPFWAATEKHQLSMQRCESCHRLVWYPRALCPRCGDFSLRWEQLSGQGVVYAVSVHHRAAHPAFADRVPYSVVLVDLDEGARMMSNVFGAPPAVGDAVSLAWIALDDGRNLPIFEAL is encoded by the coding sequence GTGAACGACGGATTTCCGGTGCCGGCGCCCAGCGCGGTGTCCGCGCCATTCTGGGCCGCCACTGAAAAGCACCAACTGAGCATGCAGCGCTGCGAATCCTGCCATCGGTTGGTCTGGTATCCGCGCGCGCTGTGTCCGCGGTGCGGCGATTTCTCGTTGCGCTGGGAACAGCTGTCGGGCCAGGGCGTGGTCTACGCGGTCAGCGTGCACCACCGCGCCGCCCATCCTGCCTTTGCCGACCGCGTGCCCTACTCAGTTGTGCTGGTGGATCTCGACGAGGGTGCGCGGATGATGTCAAACGTATTCGGCGCACCGCCAGCCGTCGGCGATGCGGTGTCGCTGGCGTGGATCGCACTGGACGACGGACGCAACCTTCCCATCTTCGAGGCGCTATGA
- a CDS encoding LLM class flavin-dependent oxidoreductase, with the protein MRFGVFILGDKPNHLTHKEVLANVVEEARWAEELGYDEIWLAEHHFSPYGTLADLPLVAAAIAAQTERVRIGTACMVAPFHDPIQLAERIALVDNLSGGRFDAGFGRGYQAHEFKGFGVPMDEATARYQECVEIVHLLLTQENVTYAGKYWQLDDVTIHPRPVQHPIPVWGTVMKTPSSFEWLADKGFGAIIGNPYQVDPDLQGALDIYLETQAKKGLAAATGNVWALLNAFCHDDDAFARTYPRESVELSIRTHRQYSNPFERGGEIPADYKAYSDWFEKHDKQSYEQVLNSHLTLMGDPDRIIEKMRTVIDMGWRNIMLRMSRGGAMDRRKVYESMKLFAQEVIPAATELAATPA; encoded by the coding sequence ATGCGCTTCGGCGTGTTCATCCTCGGAGACAAGCCCAACCACCTCACGCACAAAGAGGTCCTCGCCAACGTGGTGGAAGAGGCGAGGTGGGCCGAAGAACTCGGCTACGACGAGATCTGGCTGGCCGAGCACCACTTCTCGCCCTACGGCACCCTCGCCGACCTGCCACTCGTCGCCGCGGCGATCGCCGCGCAGACGGAGCGAGTCCGCATCGGCACCGCGTGCATGGTGGCGCCTTTCCACGATCCGATCCAGCTTGCCGAGCGGATCGCACTGGTCGACAACCTCTCTGGCGGCAGGTTCGACGCCGGCTTCGGGCGCGGGTACCAAGCACACGAATTCAAGGGGTTCGGCGTTCCGATGGATGAGGCGACCGCCCGCTACCAGGAGTGCGTCGAGATCGTGCACCTACTGCTGACCCAAGAGAACGTCACCTACGCCGGCAAGTATTGGCAACTGGATGACGTCACCATCCACCCGCGGCCGGTCCAGCACCCCATACCGGTATGGGGCACGGTCATGAAGACGCCCTCGAGCTTCGAGTGGCTAGCCGACAAGGGGTTCGGCGCGATCATCGGAAACCCCTATCAGGTCGATCCTGATCTCCAGGGTGCGCTCGACATCTATCTGGAGACTCAGGCCAAGAAGGGCCTGGCCGCCGCGACAGGAAACGTGTGGGCGCTGCTGAACGCGTTCTGCCACGACGACGATGCTTTCGCGCGCACGTACCCACGCGAAAGCGTTGAGCTCTCGATCCGGACTCACCGTCAGTACTCGAATCCGTTCGAGCGGGGCGGCGAGATCCCAGCCGACTACAAGGCTTACTCGGACTGGTTCGAGAAGCACGACAAGCAGAGCTATGAACAGGTGCTCAACTCGCATCTGACGTTGATGGGTGATCCCGACCGAATCATCGAGAAGATGCGGACAGTGATCGACATGGGGTGGCGCAACATCATGTTGCGGATGTCGCGCGGTGGCGCGATGGATCGGCGCAAGGTCTACGAGTCGATGAAACTGTTCGCCCAAGAGGTGATTCCGGCGGCGACCGAGCTGGCGGCAACACCGGCTTGA
- a CDS encoding class I adenylate-forming enzyme family protein has product MSGQLADRIRAILAIDPDAPAIEFQGTWTSWRTVSDVAGRVEHSLRTSGLDEGCRVGLVLRNDPAMVAAILGVIFARGCVVTINPSHGDAGLANDIEDLRLPVVLAVGADWQRPFVASAASGALGFEVSTDPASVAAVASLEHLGSGPFRPAADGVAVEMLTSGTTGPPKRIPLSYNAFERTVAAAGAHYGSGDADVARLRGGVAIVSSPLVHMSGLFRTLLNICEGRKVALLEKFRVPDFVDLLERHRPKAVSLVPSALAMILDAQVDPEAFSSVKVVTSGTAHLPVAVQEEFEERYAVAVLPSYGATEFAGGVAGWNLDLHREWSKSKRGSVGRPQADREIRIVSTEDGRGLSVGSQGQIEVRTRGGDWVRTTDLGRIDSDGFLFVDGRTDDVIVRGGFKVTPADIVGALRSHPAVRDVGVTGVPDDRLGAVPVAAVELARGARADTEELLDFLRERVTRYQMPALLKIVDELPRTPSLKISQPRLRELFKGERT; this is encoded by the coding sequence TTGAGCGGGCAGCTCGCCGATCGCATTCGCGCGATACTGGCAATCGATCCGGACGCGCCTGCGATCGAGTTTCAGGGCACCTGGACGAGCTGGCGGACGGTGTCGGATGTCGCGGGCAGAGTCGAACACAGCTTGCGGACTTCAGGTTTGGACGAGGGGTGTCGTGTCGGCTTGGTGCTTCGCAACGATCCGGCGATGGTCGCGGCGATCCTGGGCGTCATATTCGCGCGCGGCTGCGTCGTCACGATCAACCCGTCCCATGGGGATGCCGGACTGGCCAATGACATCGAAGACCTGCGGCTCCCGGTCGTCCTCGCTGTCGGTGCCGACTGGCAGCGACCTTTCGTCGCGTCCGCAGCCAGCGGTGCGCTCGGTTTCGAAGTCAGCACCGATCCCGCATCTGTCGCTGCGGTTGCCAGCCTGGAGCATCTCGGCTCTGGCCCGTTTCGTCCGGCGGCGGACGGTGTCGCCGTCGAGATGCTGACAAGTGGCACGACCGGTCCGCCGAAGCGAATTCCGCTGTCTTATAATGCGTTCGAACGAACCGTGGCGGCTGCCGGCGCTCATTACGGGTCGGGTGACGCCGATGTTGCGCGCCTGCGTGGCGGGGTCGCCATCGTCAGCTCGCCACTGGTGCACATGTCGGGCCTGTTCCGCACGCTGCTCAACATCTGCGAGGGCCGCAAGGTCGCATTGTTGGAGAAGTTTCGGGTGCCCGACTTCGTCGATCTGCTCGAACGCCACCGGCCGAAGGCGGTCAGCCTGGTTCCGTCCGCTCTCGCGATGATCCTCGACGCGCAGGTTGATCCGGAGGCGTTCTCGAGTGTCAAAGTCGTCACGTCCGGCACCGCGCACCTGCCGGTGGCAGTCCAAGAAGAGTTCGAAGAGCGTTACGCCGTCGCGGTATTGCCGTCCTACGGGGCCACCGAGTTCGCGGGAGGGGTCGCGGGATGGAACTTAGACTTACATCGTGAGTGGTCAAAGTCAAAGCGCGGCAGTGTCGGTCGCCCCCAGGCAGATCGCGAAATCAGGATTGTCTCGACCGAGGACGGGCGCGGGCTGTCTGTCGGCAGCCAAGGGCAGATCGAGGTGCGAACGCGGGGTGGCGATTGGGTGCGCACGACGGACCTGGGGCGGATTGACTCTGACGGCTTCCTTTTCGTCGACGGCCGCACCGACGACGTGATCGTTCGCGGCGGATTCAAGGTGACGCCTGCCGATATCGTGGGGGCGCTACGAAGCCATCCCGCCGTCCGCGATGTGGGAGTGACCGGTGTGCCCGACGACCGTCTCGGCGCCGTCCCGGTGGCCGCAGTCGAACTCGCGCGCGGCGCTCGGGCGGACACCGAAGAGCTCCTCGACTTCCTCCGGGAGCGGGTGACCCGCTACCAGATGCCCGCATTGCTCAAGATCGTCGACGAGCTACCACGGACCCCATCGCTCAAGATCAGCCAGCCACGGTTGCGCGAACTGTTCAAAGGAGAGCGGACGTGA
- a CDS encoding enoyl-CoA hydratase/isomerase family protein — translation MSELPDAVTVDLGAPELTGRIDGDTLTVTINRPEKRNAVTADGYHGIKRAAMIVADEPRLQFLVITGAGDVFCAGGDMNSVGNPDRTWDAFTEAYDGTPFEVLGKIPKLVVCAVNGIAMGGGLVMTLFADLVIASDRARLRVPDLTRGVYEAFVAARLPQRIGTLRANHLIYGNDWIDAAEAERLGLIGRVVAHDELSEATQALLARVRNTGPAARAAMKREMARALPAVDVSGYWSSIGTSEQIEAFTAFLQKRDPIWSVNSDRDAFVHTRRPAWLPADGQFSEGENP, via the coding sequence ATGAGTGAACTGCCCGATGCGGTAACCGTCGACCTCGGCGCGCCCGAGTTGACGGGTCGAATCGACGGGGACACGCTGACAGTCACTATCAATCGTCCGGAGAAGCGCAACGCGGTGACCGCCGACGGCTACCACGGCATCAAGCGCGCGGCGATGATCGTCGCCGACGAACCCCGGCTGCAATTCCTGGTGATCACCGGTGCGGGCGACGTTTTCTGCGCCGGCGGTGACATGAACTCCGTCGGCAATCCCGACCGCACCTGGGATGCGTTCACCGAGGCCTACGACGGCACCCCCTTCGAAGTGCTTGGCAAGATCCCCAAGCTCGTCGTGTGCGCTGTCAACGGAATCGCCATGGGCGGTGGCTTGGTGATGACCTTGTTCGCCGATCTGGTGATCGCATCCGATCGGGCACGATTGCGTGTTCCCGATCTGACGCGGGGCGTCTACGAAGCGTTTGTCGCAGCCAGACTGCCGCAGCGAATCGGGACGCTGCGGGCGAATCACTTGATCTACGGCAATGACTGGATCGATGCGGCGGAAGCGGAACGGCTCGGCCTAATCGGCAGAGTCGTCGCCCACGACGAGTTGTCCGAAGCGACCCAGGCTTTGCTGGCTCGGGTACGCAACACCGGCCCGGCCGCCCGTGCGGCGATGAAACGTGAGATGGCACGGGCGTTGCCTGCCGTCGACGTCAGCGGCTACTGGTCGTCGATCGGCACGTCAGAACAGATCGAGGCGTTCACGGCGTTCCTGCAGAAGCGCGACCCCATCTGGTCTGTCAACTCAGACCGCGACGCATTCGTTCATACCCGCCGGCCAGCATGGCTGCCGGCCGATGGGCAATTCTCAGAGGGGGAAAATCCTTGA
- a CDS encoding nuclear transport factor 2 family protein — MSGGDDLRRIREDIVLRHVAGENDRDLEAIMATFTRARYEIVPTAMVYDGDQSVREMILRQWAELPRMHYSAEGIFHGNLGLMVETRTTCPGTPIDMLSVNLFGFDGAGLVLERCYFDRTLFAAQLELLNG, encoded by the coding sequence ATGAGCGGCGGAGACGACCTGCGACGAATCCGTGAAGACATCGTGTTGCGGCATGTCGCGGGTGAGAACGACCGCGATCTAGAAGCGATAATGGCGACCTTCACCCGCGCGCGATACGAAATCGTACCCACTGCAATGGTTTACGACGGTGACCAGTCAGTCCGCGAGATGATCCTGCGTCAGTGGGCCGAGCTTCCGCGGATGCACTACTCCGCCGAAGGCATCTTCCACGGCAACCTCGGCTTGATGGTGGAAACCCGGACAACCTGTCCCGGAACACCGATCGACATGCTCAGCGTGAACCTGTTCGGTTTCGACGGCGCGGGGCTGGTCCTCGAGCGCTGCTACTTCGACCGGACGCTGTTCGCGGCACAGCTGGAGCTATTGAACGGTTAG
- a CDS encoding acetyl-CoA acetyltransferase: MNSTIRGAAAIVGVADEVSPSGVIDVPLRELEARVVTAALADAGLSLADVDGLCACTGGTLMHSVELAEYLGITARFTDATQTGGASYGLYIEHAAAAIAAGEAETVVIVYASTPRAARKRGEKGLGVFATPERLEWETPFGVMLPISAYALAANRHMATYGTTAEQLAQIAVDTRAWAVRNPRAHLRDPITVDDVLNSGFLAEPVHKLECCLVTDGAAAVVVTSAKHARSLSKPPAYVLGAASAASHAMISQMPDLTVTPGAVSGPSAFAAAGISPSDIDVVQLYDSFTITVLLALEDLGFCAKGEGGPFVGDGVLAPGGKLPGQTTGGGLAYTHPGAFGAFLLVEAARQLRGESGERQVSDAQTALVHGTGGVLSATSTVILGTEATL; the protein is encoded by the coding sequence GTGAACTCGACCATCAGGGGAGCCGCAGCCATCGTCGGCGTAGCAGACGAGGTTTCGCCGTCCGGAGTCATCGACGTTCCGTTGCGTGAGTTGGAGGCTCGCGTCGTCACAGCGGCGCTGGCGGATGCCGGACTGTCTCTGGCCGACGTCGACGGGTTGTGCGCATGCACGGGCGGCACGCTGATGCACTCGGTCGAACTGGCCGAATACCTCGGCATCACAGCACGATTCACGGATGCCACGCAGACCGGCGGCGCCAGCTATGGCCTGTACATCGAGCATGCCGCCGCGGCGATCGCGGCCGGCGAGGCTGAGACTGTCGTCATCGTCTATGCGTCGACGCCACGTGCCGCGCGCAAGCGCGGTGAAAAGGGGCTCGGTGTGTTCGCCACCCCGGAGCGCCTGGAATGGGAAACCCCGTTCGGGGTGATGCTGCCGATCAGCGCGTATGCACTCGCCGCGAATCGGCACATGGCGACCTACGGGACCACTGCCGAGCAACTGGCACAGATCGCGGTCGACACCAGGGCATGGGCGGTCCGAAATCCGCGAGCGCATCTGCGTGATCCGATCACCGTCGACGACGTGTTGAATTCGGGTTTCCTGGCCGAACCGGTGCACAAGCTCGAATGCTGCCTTGTGACCGATGGCGCTGCCGCCGTCGTCGTCACCAGCGCCAAGCACGCGCGATCACTGAGCAAGCCGCCGGCCTATGTACTCGGTGCGGCCTCGGCTGCCTCGCACGCGATGATCTCGCAGATGCCCGATCTGACCGTCACGCCGGGTGCGGTGTCGGGCCCGTCCGCGTTCGCGGCGGCAGGCATTTCCCCGTCGGACATCGACGTCGTTCAGCTCTACGACTCGTTCACGATCACTGTGCTACTCGCACTGGAGGACCTCGGCTTCTGCGCGAAAGGGGAGGGCGGTCCGTTCGTCGGCGACGGCGTCCTGGCACCGGGTGGCAAGCTGCCCGGCCAGACCACCGGCGGCGGCCTTGCCTACACACATCCAGGAGCGTTCGGAGCCTTCCTTCTCGTCGAGGCCGCACGGCAACTGCGAGGGGAATCCGGTGAACGCCAGGTCTCCGATGCACAGACTGCATTGGTCCACGGCACGGGCGGCGTGCTCTCCGCTACATCGACGGTGATCCTGGGAACGGAGGCCACCCTGTGA
- a CDS encoding enoyl-CoA hydratase/isomerase family protein codes for MTDAPLVTAEDLGSIRVVRLNRPAQRNALQYESWTELATVLSDAVTAGVQGVVVAGAGGFFSAGGDLKSGPAHGSGPMSPAGRVEHAQQVIEQLKSVPMPTIAAVEGGAVGLGWSLALSCDLVVAASDAFFSAPFVARAVVPDGGLAWRLTQQIGRHRAASLLLRGGRLSAVEAERQGLVTDVVEQGSAVDSAIAIARELAGADAGAVEMTKRLMNSAEAAQLAAFNPVELAIATIAQQRSASGEARGQWSR; via the coding sequence ATGACAGACGCACCTCTCGTCACCGCGGAGGACCTCGGCAGCATCAGAGTGGTGCGTTTGAACCGGCCCGCACAGCGCAACGCTTTGCAGTACGAGTCGTGGACCGAGTTGGCGACCGTCCTTTCAGACGCGGTCACGGCGGGCGTCCAAGGCGTCGTTGTGGCGGGTGCCGGCGGATTCTTCAGTGCGGGAGGCGATCTGAAGAGTGGACCCGCCCACGGCTCGGGGCCGATGAGCCCTGCCGGGCGTGTCGAGCATGCCCAGCAAGTGATCGAACAGCTCAAATCCGTCCCGATGCCGACTATCGCTGCTGTCGAGGGGGGCGCCGTCGGGCTCGGGTGGAGTTTGGCACTGTCGTGTGACCTGGTGGTAGCCGCCTCGGACGCCTTTTTCAGCGCGCCGTTCGTGGCCCGTGCGGTCGTTCCCGATGGCGGGCTGGCGTGGCGGCTCACCCAGCAGATTGGCCGGCATCGCGCGGCCTCGCTTCTGCTGCGGGGCGGGCGTCTTTCTGCGGTGGAGGCCGAACGACAGGGGTTGGTGACTGATGTCGTCGAACAGGGGAGTGCGGTTGACAGTGCCATCGCCATCGCTCGTGAATTGGCGGGCGCTGACGCTGGGGCGGTGGAAATGACCAAGAGGCTGATGAATTCAGCGGAAGCGGCACAGCTGGCTGCGTTTAACCCGGTGGAGTTGGCGATCGCGACTATCGCCCAGCAACGTTCTGCTAGCGGGGAAGCCCGAGGCCAGTGGTCGAGATGA
- a CDS encoding nitronate monooxygenase family protein — MAAGRWAILRGGKSLIRTRFTETFGIDAPIVQGGMQWVGRAELAAAVSDAGALGLITALTQPTPADLANEIARARDLTDKPFGVNLTILPTIDPPPYDEYRRVIVDAGIKIVETAGSNPAPHLPMFHDNGIKVIHKCTSVRHAVKAQSLGVDAISIDGFECAGHPGEDDIPGLVLIPAAAKEIEIPMIASGGFADGRGLVAALALDADGINMGSRFMCTVESPIHQNVKDAIVSGSELDTELIFRTLRNTGRVASNTVSREVVEILNDGGQFEDIAHLVSGKRGVKVYETGDLDAGIWWIGTAMGLIDDVPTAGELVSRIVADAEEIISGRLYGALK, encoded by the coding sequence ATGGCTGCCGGCCGATGGGCAATTCTCAGAGGGGGAAAATCCTTGATTCGCACCAGATTCACCGAAACATTCGGTATCGATGCCCCGATTGTGCAGGGCGGGATGCAGTGGGTGGGTCGCGCCGAGTTGGCCGCGGCGGTCTCGGACGCGGGCGCGCTCGGGCTGATCACCGCGTTGACGCAGCCCACCCCCGCCGATCTCGCCAATGAGATCGCCCGCGCCCGCGACCTGACAGACAAACCATTTGGCGTGAATCTGACCATTCTCCCGACGATCGATCCGCCGCCGTATGACGAGTATCGGCGGGTGATAGTCGATGCAGGCATCAAGATCGTGGAGACGGCCGGATCCAATCCGGCACCGCATCTGCCGATGTTCCACGACAACGGAATAAAGGTGATCCACAAATGCACATCGGTTCGTCACGCCGTGAAGGCGCAGAGCCTCGGTGTGGATGCGATCAGCATCGACGGGTTCGAATGCGCCGGCCACCCCGGTGAGGATGACATTCCCGGACTGGTGCTGATTCCGGCTGCCGCAAAGGAGATCGAGATCCCGATGATCGCCTCGGGCGGCTTTGCCGACGGGCGTGGCTTGGTCGCCGCGCTGGCACTGGACGCCGACGGTATCAACATGGGCAGCCGCTTCATGTGCACCGTCGAATCGCCGATCCATCAGAACGTCAAAGACGCGATTGTTTCGGGCAGCGAGTTGGACACCGAGCTGATCTTCCGCACGCTCCGTAACACGGGCAGGGTTGCGAGTAACACCGTATCCCGAGAAGTGGTCGAAATCCTCAACGACGGTGGGCAATTCGAGGACATCGCTCATCTGGTGTCAGGTAAACGTGGCGTGAAGGTCTACGAGACCGGCGATCTGGATGCCGGTATCTGGTGGATCGGAACGGCGATGGGACTGATCGACGACGTTCCAACCGCCGGTGAACTGGTTTCTCGCATCGTCGCCGATGCCGAAGAGATCATCAGTGGACGGCTCTATGGGGCGCTGAAGTGA
- a CDS encoding thiamine pyrophosphate-dependent enzyme, with protein sequence MATQLDAEAQSPTSDRAIELYRLMSKVHLADQRVRKGLSSGEIAMSYWPVDGQEAMSAGAMLALAESDQLVTTYRGLGDVVAKGIDLPRYFSEILGRSTGLSRGKAGAMGIYDPDHGVAWTTGIVGAGPLIANGIALAAAQRNTGQVVLVSFGDGATSIGYVHEAMNMAALWSLPVVFFCQNNAWAEGTAMGRYTRSQRLSDRAAGYAMPGDTVDGTDPHAVYTAVRDAVANARSGRGPSFIEAVGYRLQGHYFGDAMSYADQDELAAKRADPPLSRYRRLLIEEGLADESGLDSIDTELADEIEDAFASARDAAAPDVSELTRDVFCGNGSELAARGQVRAVLPSGETEDLGLVQAIHRTLDRAMAADESIVLLGEDIGDPSGGGMFKVTAGLSAKYGEHRVRDTPIAESSIIGAAVGASLGGLRPVAELMFMDFFGVAMDQIANHAAKVRYMSGGRKGAPMVIRTMVGMAAGPQHSQAFEAWAMHTPGLKVVWPSTAADAAGLLNGCLQENDPCVFIESMKLYYGGGKGPVPVADYVIPLGQADVKRPGRDVTICTYGVMVHAALDAAKQLEAESISVEVLDLRSLVPLDMEAVLESVRKTKRLVVAHESVGFCGPGAEIAAAVGTELFGVLAAPIQRVAGTYTPVPRAATLEAACRPNASQLADAVREIM encoded by the coding sequence ATGGCCACGCAGTTGGACGCCGAGGCGCAGTCACCGACCAGCGATCGCGCCATTGAGCTGTACCGCCTGATGAGCAAAGTCCATCTCGCCGATCAACGAGTGCGAAAAGGCTTGTCTTCAGGCGAGATAGCGATGAGTTACTGGCCAGTCGATGGTCAGGAGGCGATGTCCGCGGGCGCGATGCTCGCGCTTGCCGAGAGCGACCAGCTGGTCACCACATACCGCGGTCTTGGCGACGTGGTCGCCAAGGGGATCGACCTGCCCCGGTACTTCAGCGAGATTCTCGGCAGATCGACGGGTCTTTCCCGAGGAAAGGCCGGCGCCATGGGAATCTACGATCCCGATCACGGAGTCGCGTGGACCACCGGCATCGTCGGCGCGGGACCGCTCATTGCAAACGGCATCGCTCTGGCAGCGGCCCAGCGCAACACCGGGCAGGTGGTACTCGTCAGCTTCGGCGACGGCGCCACCAGCATCGGCTACGTCCACGAAGCCATGAACATGGCCGCACTGTGGTCACTGCCCGTCGTGTTCTTCTGCCAGAACAACGCGTGGGCCGAAGGAACCGCGATGGGTCGATACACCCGGTCGCAGCGACTGTCCGACCGTGCGGCCGGGTACGCCATGCCAGGCGACACCGTCGACGGCACCGACCCACACGCTGTCTACACCGCCGTACGGGACGCGGTGGCCAACGCCAGGTCAGGACGCGGACCGAGCTTCATCGAGGCAGTCGGATATCGACTGCAGGGCCACTACTTCGGCGACGCGATGAGCTACGCCGACCAGGACGAACTCGCTGCCAAGCGAGCGGATCCACCTCTTTCACGTTATCGACGCCTGCTCATCGAGGAAGGCCTCGCCGACGAGTCGGGACTCGACAGCATCGATACCGAACTCGCCGACGAGATCGAGGACGCGTTCGCATCGGCTCGCGATGCAGCTGCGCCAGATGTCAGCGAGCTGACCCGCGATGTGTTCTGCGGCAACGGGTCCGAGCTGGCGGCGCGCGGTCAGGTGCGTGCAGTGTTGCCGTCGGGCGAGACCGAGGACCTCGGCCTGGTGCAGGCGATTCACCGAACCCTCGACAGGGCGATGGCTGCCGACGAGTCGATCGTGCTGTTGGGCGAGGACATCGGCGACCCTTCGGGCGGCGGTATGTTCAAGGTCACCGCCGGATTGTCGGCGAAATACGGTGAGCATCGGGTGCGCGACACCCCGATCGCCGAATCATCGATCATCGGTGCGGCGGTCGGCGCTTCGTTGGGCGGTCTGCGGCCAGTTGCCGAACTGATGTTCATGGACTTCTTCGGGGTCGCGATGGATCAGATCGCCAACCACGCCGCCAAGGTTCGGTACATGTCCGGTGGCCGCAAAGGCGCACCGATGGTCATCCGCACGATGGTGGGAATGGCTGCGGGACCGCAGCATTCGCAGGCGTTCGAGGCATGGGCGATGCACACTCCCGGACTCAAGGTGGTTTGGCCAAGCACCGCCGCTGACGCCGCCGGGCTGCTCAATGGGTGCCTGCAGGAGAACGACCCTTGTGTCTTCATCGAATCGATGAAGCTCTACTACGGCGGCGGTAAAGGGCCGGTCCCTGTCGCTGACTATGTGATCCCGCTCGGTCAGGCTGATGTCAAGCGGCCGGGCCGAGACGTCACGATCTGCACGTACGGCGTCATGGTTCATGCCGCACTGGACGCTGCGAAACAGCTTGAAGCGGAGAGTATTTCCGTGGAGGTGCTTGACCTGCGCAGTCTGGTGCCGCTGGATATGGAGGCAGTACTCGAGTCGGTTCGCAAGACGAAGCGGTTGGTGGTGGCACACGAGTCGGTCGGCTTCTGCGGCCCTGGTGCGGAGATCGCGGCCGCTGTCGGCACAGAACTCTTCGGCGTGCTGGCCGCACCGATCCAACGAGTCGCAGGCACGTACACGCCCGTTCCGCGGGCGGCCACGCTCGAGGCGGCCTGCCGCCCGAACGCGAGCCAGCTCGCCGATGCCGTCAGGGAGATCATGTGA